The nucleotide sequence CCAGCTCGTGTTATACGTTTCCACCCCTTTATTGACTGATAGAGCAAAAAGCTCTACATTTTCCCTATGGGCAGGAATAAGGTAACGATCGAAGACATTGCCCGTGAAGCTAATGTAGGAATCGGCACTGTTTCACGTGTTCTCAACAACAGCTCCCATGTTGCAGAAGACACCCGTAAGCGGGTTCTTGATGTGGTTAAGGCTCGACAATACTCTCCAAGTGGCGCTGCAAGCCGACTTGCGCGTAATGACGCCATCGAGTCAACAGTGGGATTGCTCCTGCCAGATATTGGAAACCACTACTTTTTTGAAATATTTGAGACCATCTACAGAAAATTCCGGGGGTTGGGAGTAGACCTCCTTATATTCAACTATGAGAAGCATAACCCACAATTTATCCAGAAAGTACTGGGAGCCCAACTCTCCGCCCTCCTGATCTTTGCTTTCCAGCTCGACGAAACAGAAAGGGAACTGCTGAGAAGACGCAATGTACCATACCTGTATATCGACTACTCTCGTGATGACGAGCACTGTATGTACACAGACAATGAACAAGGAGGGCGTCTTGCCGCCCGATATCTTCTCTCAAAAGGGGTGAAACACCCTGGATATATCGCAATGGACCCTCCAGGACAAACTGACACAGACCGTCATGCAGGTTTTATCAGTGAACTCGCTCTCTATGGCTATAAGGAGTGTGCGCTGTATAACTCTGAAATATCAGAGGAGATGGGTTACCAGATCGGCATGCAAATCATCGATGAACAAACCTGTGACGGAGTCTTCTGCTACTGTGACGAAATAGCCGTAGGAGTGTATAGGGCTATGAGGGAGAGGGGAAGCTCTATCCGCATCATAGGATTTGATGGTGTTCGTGCTACCGAGCACTTAGGTATCTCGACGGTTAGCCAAGAACCGGGAGCTATCGGTACACAAGCGGCCTCCTTCATTGTAAACCTCATGGAGGCTCATCAAGAACGTCAACCCATACATCATCGAATCATTCCTGTCCTCATTGACCGTAACAGTTGATTACCAGAGCAACATTTCCACGGTCAGATCAGCAGTTGTAAGTACGTGTGCATCACAGAGCCCAGGATCGACAGCACTGCCAACCCCAACAGAGCGCATCAATGCTTCCTTGATTGCTGTGAGACCTGCAGGAGCATCCTCTACACCAGTACACTCCTCTGGATACAATCCAAGCATATCAGCAGCGCGTGCAAACACCTCAGAATTGGGTTTTCCCAGAATCACATCACCAGCAGGAACCACAACATCAAACGAATCTGAAAGCCCCAACCTATCAAGGATGAACGGAGCATTCCGGCTTGCCGATGCGATCGCGGTATAGATTTTTCGTTGCTTCAATTGTTCCAACAATGCAGGAATACCGGGAAGGATATCCTTTGGCGTCAACTCCTCCAGTGATTCGCGATACCAGGTATTTTTCTGATCAGTGTATTCTTGTATCTCCTCTTCAGGCATAGTCACTTGGTTGTGGTCAAGGATAACCTGTAGAGATTGTCTTCTGGAGATTCCTCTCAGTTTCTGGTTTATCTCCTCGTCAAATTCCCATCCATGGGCATCAGAAAGACGTTTCCATGCCCGATAGTGGTAACCATCGGTAGAAGTTATCACCCCATCAAGATCAAAAACAACAGCCTTGCACGTAGATCGCGTTGGCCGCTGTACAGCTTCCTTGCCAACGATGAGTACATCAGAGCGATGATGTACGGTAAGATTGTCACCCTTGGCTTCATAGGTGGTAATCTCCGGCTCAATTGTGACGGTGAGCACTACTCCCCTGAATGTCAGATGGAATTTCAGTCGCTGCAGTTCCTCCGGAAGCTGTGGTCTGAATGAGGGAACTCCGTTTTTCATACGGAAACCTCCCAACCCATACACCATAGCCATCCATGAACCGGCCATCGCTGCGGTATGCAAACCATCCTTGGTATTGTGGTGCAGATCTTCAATATCCATGAGAGCTGTCTGGCGAATGTAGGAACTACCAAGATCCAAGAATCCACAATCATATGCAACAATTCCTTGGATGCATGCAGATAGGGAGCTATCCCCAGTGGTCAGGGGTTCATAGAATGCAAAGTTTCGCTTCCTCTGGTACCAGGGAAAGCGATGATGCTGTAGGAGCATACCGAGTACTGTATCTGCTTGCTTGATGACCTGGTGTCGGTAGATTACAAGAGGATGGTAGTGAAGAAGCATGGGATGGCGTATCTCTCCACGCTTTTGAGTATCCCACGGCTCCTTGTTGAGGAAATAATCATCCTGCACATGTATACCCCGTTTTCTGTCATAGGGAATATACATCTGCTCTGCTGCACGGGCAAAGAGACTCAGTTCTTCATCACGTATGGATAGTTTTTCAACCAGCCTGATCCACAGCGTATGGTTCTCGTTTTGTAGACGGGAAGCTAGCTTGAAAACCCCCTCCAAGTGGTGTTGGACCATGACATTGGTATAGCAGTTGTTATCAGAGAGCGCTGAATACTCATCTGGACCGGTTACCTCATTGATACAGAACTGACCACCCTTTTCTGGATTGAAAAAACCAAGATCGAGAAACAAACGTGCGGTCTCTATCAATACCTCAGCGGCTCCTTCTTCCAGGATGCTATCATCACCTGTCACCTCCAAGTACTGAAAGATTGCATAGGCAATATCTGCATTGATATGGTATTGAGCGGTCCCGGCAGGAAAGTATGCAGAAGCTTCCAATCCATTGATGGTTCTCCAAGGGTAGAGCGCACCTCTCTGGTTCATCTCCCTGGCTCTCGCACGAGCTCGGTCGAGAGTTGATATCCTGTATTTGATCAAAGCTCGTGCAGTATCAGGAAGGGTATGGTTGAAAAGCGCCATCCCATAGATTTCAGTATCCCAGAAATAATGGCCTTCATACCCACTTCCTGTCAGTCCTTTGGCGGCTAGAGAGGAATTACCGTCTCTACCGGTACTCTGCTGGAGCTGGAAAAAGTTGAATCTGAGGGCCTGCTGGAGTTTTTCCTCCCCGGTAATCTCAATATCGGCATGGGCCCAGAAGGCTTCATACCAAGCTCGTTGCATCTCTACCAAGGTTTGCCAACTGGCATTTGCAACCTCCTCTCGATACTGTTGGGCCAACTCAAGTGGAAGAGTCTCCCCAGGACGTCCAGAGGTGTGATAGTAGAAATATTTTGTGAGACTAAGGTCTGCCCCACTCCATGAGAAGACCAATGCGGGGAGATGCCCCTCCTCAAGGTCACCTCGCTCAACATGCAGCGGCTCTGAACTCTCGTGTACGGAGCCACAGGAGAGATATAGGGCACTTTCTATCGTCTTGAATGTAGCCTGGAATCCTGGGCGTGCCTCCTCACCTTCACCATAATACCCACAATCTTCACAAACCAGGGAGGAGGCGGAGAGTGTACTGCCCATACGGGGATCAAGTTCAGTATTTGCTCGTTGAACAGGCATCCCTATAGAGGAATAGAGGGAAGCACTAACCTCATCAGTACAGTGAATGCGAACCCGTAGGGATCCCATATGGTACTGTTGCATGCTGAGCAGGGTCTCCCAGGTGATATGCACTAGCTTACCTTCATCGGTAAGCCACTGCATATGCTGTTCAAGGATTCCTGTACGGAAATCGAGACGTCTACGGTAGAACTTCACCCGGTTATCAGCCACATTGACCTGAATACCGTCGATGGCAATCACCAGATACCGGCAGTCGGGAAGATCAAGCATGGTCTGGTTGAGGCGCGCGAACCCATAGGCATCCTCTCCGTAGAGAATCGGAGATATCTCGTAGAATCCATTGATGAAACATCCACTGTGGTGCGCAGGTTCCCGTTCACAGGGAAACCCACGGTAGCCGATATATCCGTTTCCAATTGAGAACAAACTCTCACCCTGGGCGATGTGCTCTCCATCAAACCCGGTTTCTTCGAGACTCCAAGTATCCAATGCCATGTATTACCCCTTGACAGATCCTGCCATAAGTCCCTGTACAAAGTAACGTTGCAGGAAGAAAAATACGAGAATAGGGACAATCATGACAATGAAGGCCCCTGCAGTAAGCAAATGCCAGTCCTGTCCACGTGATCCCACCATATTCGCCAGACGCTGGGTCAATACAGCTACATCACTGGTACCACCGAGGAAGACCAATGCTACCAGCAGGTCATTCCAAACCCAAAGAAACTGGAAAATACCCAGCGATGCAATAGCAGGAACAGAGAGAGGAAGCACCAGACGTACGAAGATCACCATCGGCCTTGCTCCATCAAGGAATGCTGATTCAAACACATCCCGAGGGATGGTGGAAACATAGTTATAGAGCAGGTAGATTCCAAGTGGCAGACCAAACCCTGTATGGGCAAGCCATATCCCCAGATAGGAGCCAGTAAGTCCAATCTTCATGTAATCCCGAAGGATAGGGATCAAGGATATCTGCAAAGGAACCACCAACAGTGCAACAACAATGGTAAAGAATAGTTTCCTACCGGGAAATACCATCCAGGCAAAACCAAAGGCTGCTGCTGTTGCAATGAGAATAGGAATGATCACTGATGGAATGGTGACTGTAAAACTATTAATGAAGGCTTGGGAGAGATTGTCCCCACTTGCGCGAAGAACATTCCCTTCCGCGTCAGTAAATGTGGCTTGCCTGCCTCCCAAAACACGTCGATAGTTGTTCAAGGTGAAATCTCCGTCACCTTTAAAAATTGTCCACCATCCGGTATTCAATACATCATCCTGCGGTCTCAGCGATGAGATAAGCAGGCCTATGATCGGGATACTCCAGATGATGACCAGTACAATCAGAATGATATTGACCACCATGGTCCACTTGTTTTGTCTTTTTCTTGCAAGGGAAATCATATCAGAAGCCCTCCCTTTTGCTGAACTGATGCAGGTTGTACCACATGACAGGAATGACGGCCAGAACCAAAACAATGGCGATTGCAGAGCCTCGTCCATAGTGGTAGAAACGGAACATTTGCTTGTACTGCATGCTTGCAATAACCTCGGTCCCATAGTTACCGTTGGTCATGGTGAATACAATATCGAATATCTTCAACGTAATGATGATAATGGTTGTTGATACTGTGATAAGAGTGGGAGCTATGAAGGGTATGATGATACTCCTGATAATTCTGAACTCCCCTGCCCCATCAATACGGCCTGCTTCAATAATCGTGGAAGGAACACCTTTAAGTGCAGAGCTGATGATAACCATGGCATAGCCGGTTTGTAGCCATACCAAGATGGCAATCAGGAAGATATTGTTCCAGACAGGCATAGTAAACCAGGCTTGTGGTTCTCCTCCGAAAAAGGTAACAAACGCATTGAGCAAACCTATCTGGTCCTCTCCTGCGGGTTTGTACGAATAAATAAATCTCCAGATAACACCTGCTCCTACGAAGGAGATTGCCATTGGCATGAAAATGATGCTCTTGAAAACTTTTTCCATTTTCACTCGATCAGCAAGTAGTGCGATGATAAGACCGAAGCCGACAGCCCCGCCGGTTCCGATGATCAACCACAGGAGATTGTTCATGAATGATTCACGCATCTTGGAATCGGTAAAAGCAAACACATAGTTCGCAAACCCTACAAAATTCTTCGACTGTGCATCAAAGAAACTCAGGTAGAGCGATCTCACCGTAGGGATAAAAAGATACCAAGCAAGGATCAGCAATGCTGGTCCTACAAATATGATCGGTTGCAGCTTCTTGGCCGTCGTAACACTGGTTCTATTGATAACCCAATCAGCAACCCAGAACAGAAGAGCAATCCCACCAACACCCCACACAATAGCGATGATTGCAATTATTCCTTGTGGAGCATTGCTATCCCGTAAGAAGATGAAACCAACCCACAATACAAAGAACACCCCAACAAGCACAAAAACAGAAAATGCTATACGACCAAGTTTTGCGAGGGGTGATGTAGGTTTCCCTTGTCTTTCAATTGTTGTCATGTACGTTCCCCTTTGAGAGTACGATACAAGAGCACCGGCAGGAAGTGCTACTTCTCTGCCGGCGCAACACATCGTCTACTTATTTCGGCCAGGATTTCTGAACATCGCTCAACATGGAATCAAGGCTCTTGCCGTTGACCCAGTCAACAATACCAGTCCAGAAAGAACCTGCACCAACTTGGCCCGGCATGAGATCGGAAGCATCAAATCTGAAGACCTTGGCATTCACCAGGGATTCAGCAAGTGAGCGTTCAATCTCGTTCGGGTAGGCATTTAGATCCTGATTAAGATAGGGGAAGAGAGCTCCGCCTCTCTTTGCCCAAATTTCACCAGACTCCCAAGTTGCCAGGAATTCCATGAACTCACGTACTTCAGGACGGTCATTGAAAACAACAAACTGGTCACCACCACCGAGGATGGGGATACCAAATTCATCATTGATACCAGGAAGTGGGAATACTCCTACTTCTTCTTCAAGATTTGCCTGTATGTCATCCTGGAGGAACGAGGTGACAAAGTTACCCTGTCGATGCATCCATGAGCGTGGAGGATTCTCAAACATGGTTCGGGGGGAATCAGTATAACTCTGGGTAAGAATGGTGTTGGTTCCACCATAGACATATTTTGGATTCAACCAAATATCGCCAATTACCTCGAAGGCTTCTCGCACTTCTGGAGCATTGAATGCGATCTCATGGTTTACCCATTTGTCATATACTTCAGGACCAGCGGTTCTGAGCATGACATCCTCAACCCAGTCGGTACCAACCCAACCTGTTGCTCCACCGGCTTCAATACCGATCGACCAAGGGGTATGTCCATTGGCAACCATTTCGTCCATCAGGGCGATCAATTCGTCCCATGTGGTAGGAACTTCATAGCCTTCCCTTGCCCAAGCTTTTTTGGGATACCACACAAAACTCTTTGCATTTACCCGGTGGAATACACCATAGGGGGTACCATCATAGGAACCCAAGTCCTTCCAAACCGGTGCATAGTTTGCATCGACGGTTTTCAGCAGGGAGTCCCACATAGGAACCAAATACCCCTGGGAAGCAAAATTATACATGAGACCAGGCTGAGGAAGTGCAGCGATATCAGGGGGATTACCACCCTCAACACGTACACTGATCAGCGTCTCAAAGTCCTTCGATCCTTCGTAGATTACATCGATTCCTGTCCTCTCTTCGAATGGCACGATTGCCTCTTCAAAGCGTCTCAGTTCCTCGTCTACAAAGGCTCCGAACACCTGCACAACCTTCTTGTCGGCTGCTTTGGTGTCAGCTTGTCCAGCAGCAAATGCTGATGGTAGAACCACCAATGCAATGAGTAACACTACAACTGCTTTCTTCATTCTCCTCTCCTTTTGCTTGGTTTTCCCAAGCGGGTATGATTACCTATTGCGTTAAACGCATCACACACTTCACAACGATATGAGAGAGCAGAACACTGGGGAAACAAGACACTTCATACCGTGGAAGCGTTTCCATACATATATTGTTTCACACCTTTTCATATCTGTCAAATGAAAAGTTACATAGAGAACAAAATATCTAACACACTGTTATATAACCATATAGATAAAAACCCTTTGCATAGCGCAATGAGAGCAGTACACTACATATAGCCAGCACTCCTCTTGGAGGGTCCATGCAAGATACAGTGATCAGGTGGTTACTGGATGGAGATGTTTCCATTCAATACCTCACCCATACTACACTCCTCGCCAGTGAATCCTCAGTGGTCGAATCGCTCCAGAAAAGGATTGAGAGAGAGGGGTACGGAAAAAAACTACTCTCTTGCCAGACCGAAACAGGGCATTGGGGCCTCTGGTTCTATCAACCAAAATGGACCAGCACTCATTATACGCTCTATGCATTGAGACAGCTCGGGATTCACCCAAGAGTAGAAGCTTGCAGGCAGATGGTAAAAAGAACATTTGATGAGTGTATGCTCTCTTGTGGTGGTATGAACTTGGCGAAGAGGACCATGCCAAGTGACATTGCCATCGATGGCATGTTCTTGGACTATGCAGCCTACTTCTGCCCAGATGATGATCGAGTTGAAAGCCTTGTCACCTACCTCCTTTCACAGAAAAAACCACAGGGAGGCTATAGCTGGAACTATGATTCTCCCATAGGAGACCCACACACAACCATCTGTGTGATCGAAGGATTTCTCTCCTATCTTGAACAGGGAGTACAGAACCATACCCAGCTCGTTCAACAGGCTGTACAGGACGCCATAACGTTTATTATCGACCACAACCTGTTCTGGGATGATGACAAACGCTATCAAAAACTCACCTATCCTCACTACTACCACTATGACATACTTCGCTTCCTTGTAGCTGCCTCACGTTTCAACTACCCTCGCGACAAACGTCTGAACCATGCACTTCTGTGGCTTAAAACCAAAGAAAAGGATGGGGTCTGGGAACTTGAATATATACACCCTGGTGCAGTCCATTTGGTGTATGAACAAAAACGTGAAAAAAGCCGGTTCATTACCTGCAAAGCACGCTCTGTCCTGCAAACATATGGGTAGAATTGCATTGGTTCCCTATATCAGTAACGTTTTGCCTGCATTTTACTCTCATGCTATACTTTCGCCATCCACAATGAAGGGGGAAGCAATTGCAAAATCTGGAAAAGGGACCCTATGCATACAACGAACAAGAGCTCATAGAAACACTCACTACTGATGAAAAAGAGGGTCTTACCCCAGAAGAAGCCAAGAGGCGATTTGATGAATACGGCCCCAATTCGATTGAGTCAGGGTCGAAAGTCTCTGCTTGGAAAATACTTCTAGCAAACCTCAATAACATTATCGTCTACCTACTCATGGTCGCCGGTGCTGTAGCCTTCATCATGGGAGATACGGTAGAGGGAATAGCAATTATTATCGCCATTCTCATTGCAGTCCTTTCCGGATTCATCAGCGAATACAAGGCCCAGAAATCTGTGGAATCTCTGCAGAATATGGTTAAAACCACCGCCAAGGTCATTCGTGGTGGCTCTCTCACTGAAATTGAGTCCTCAGGTCTTGTTATTGGTGACTTGGTATATATCGAAGAGGGTGATTCCATCACCATTGATGGCCGTCTGACCAGCACGAAAAACTTTGCTACCAACGAATCGGCGTTGACCGGGGAATCAGAGGCAATAGACAAGGATACGCTGACTATAGACGAGCAGGATGTCCCGATCGGGGACAGAAAGAACATGGTGCACGCTGGCACCGCAGCCACAAGGGGCAATGCCTATGCCATTGTTACCGGTACCGGCATGAACAGCGAGTTGGGACGAATCAGTTCCATGCTCGAGGAAGAAGAACAGTCCGATACCCCATTGGAAAAACAGCTCAACACCCTGGGAAAATCCTTGATGCTGATCTCTTTTGCAGTAGCAGCGATTGTGACCATTACAGGGATTATCACCGGCAGAGAGCTCTATGAGATGATCAAGATAGGTATCATTCTAGCGATTGCTGCAGTACCCGAAGCACTCCCTGCTGTATCCACCATCACCCTCGCTTTGGGAATGAGAACCATGGCAAATCATAATGCCTTGGTGAAGAGCCTCCGTGCGGTGGAGACCTTGGGCTCGACTACCGTAATCTGTACCGACAAAACAGGTACCCTTACAGAGAATCAGATGACGGTCACGCATATGCACCTTAAGGATGGATCTGTCTATACGGTTACAGGCAAAGGATATGAACCAGAGGGAACATTCTCAAACGACGATGGTGAAATTGATCCATCAGAATATGATTCCTTGCAGGAGTTCATGCTTGCTGGCGCCTTTTCCAGTAACGCAACGCTGGTGAAGGAAGAGACCTACTCCATCGTAGGAGATCCTACCGAAGGTGCATTAGTCGTTTTAGGAAGAAAAGCTTCAATCGACAGGAAGGAGAAGGAAGATGGAGCATGGGAACGTATCGGGGAGATTCCATTCGACTCTAAAACCAAGTATATGGCAACCGTCTACCAACAAAACAACAGAGAGAAAACCCTGTTCATCAAGGGTGCTCCCGATGTCCTGATTGATATGAGTGGAATGGACCAGAAAGAAAAACAATTGCTCCAGGAAGCCAATGAAACACTTGCAAGTGAAGGTCTACGTGTCCTTGCAGTCGGAAAGTTGCCTGGGTATCAGGGAGATGGATCAGCACAGGCAATGCAAGATGCCCTGCAACAAGGTTTCACCATCTTAGGTCTCGCCGGTATCATTGATCCTCCTCGTGAGGATGTAAAACAAGCGATTCAGGAAGCCAGGGAAGCAGGCATCCGCGTCATCATGATCACCGGTGATCATCCAAAGACCGCAGGTATTATCGCGGGGCGTATAGGAATGGATGTTTCAGGTGAGGTTATCACCGGAAAGGAGATGGACCAGATGAGTGAGGATGAGCTTGCAGAGAAAATCAAGAACACGTCCCTCTTTGCCCGGGTCTCTCCGGAGAATAAATTGCAAATTGTCAGGGCCCTGAAGATCGATGAAGAAATAACCGCAATGACCGGAGATGGGGTGAATGATGCCCCTGCACTCAATGGTGCTGACATCGGAGTGGCTATGGGAATACGAGGAACCGAGGTCGCCAAGGAAGCATCGGACATGATCCTTACCGATGACCGCTTCTCTACCATTGTCGATGCAGTGAAAGAGGGGAGAGTTATTTTCGACAATATCGAAAAATTCATCTACTTCCTTTTCTCCTGCAACTTCATTGAGATTTTCGTGGTATTCATCTCCATCATGCTGGGACTGCCAATGCCAATCGTTGCCCTGCAAATCCTTTGGCTGAATCTGGTGGTTGATGTCTTGCCGGCAATGTCCCTTGCATGGGAACCAGGGGAGCCGGGAGTGATGAAACGAAAACCAAGGGACCCAAGGCGAGGAATCATAAACCGTTCATTCGCAATGGGAGTCCTTGGAAATGGAGCCGTGATCAGCTTGGGATCACTCACTGTATTTATGCTTTCCCTTGCCATGGGATGGGAGATACGAGTCGCACAGACCATAACCTTCACCACTATGGCCTTTGGTCAGTTGGCACACATTTTCAATGTAAGGGAGAAGGAGTCTTTCGGTTTGGATCGGAGCATCTTTAAAAACCGGTTCCTGATCTTGGCTCTCATTTTCTCGGTATTCTTGCAGTTACTCGCCATTTATATTCCACTGCT is from uncultured Sphaerochaeta sp. and encodes:
- a CDS encoding LacI family DNA-binding transcriptional regulator codes for the protein MGRNKVTIEDIAREANVGIGTVSRVLNNSSHVAEDTRKRVLDVVKARQYSPSGAASRLARNDAIESTVGLLLPDIGNHYFFEIFETIYRKFRGLGVDLLIFNYEKHNPQFIQKVLGAQLSALLIFAFQLDETERELLRRRNVPYLYIDYSRDDEHCMYTDNEQGGRLAARYLLSKGVKHPGYIAMDPPGQTDTDRHAGFISELALYGYKECALYNSEISEEMGYQIGMQIIDEQTCDGVFCYCDEIAVGVYRAMRERGSSIRIIGFDGVRATEHLGISTVSQEPGAIGTQAASFIVNLMEAHQERQPIHHRIIPVLIDRNS
- the pgmB gene encoding beta-phosphoglucomutase, which gives rise to MALDTWSLEETGFDGEHIAQGESLFSIGNGYIGYRGFPCEREPAHHSGCFINGFYEISPILYGEDAYGFARLNQTMLDLPDCRYLVIAIDGIQVNVADNRVKFYRRRLDFRTGILEQHMQWLTDEGKLVHITWETLLSMQQYHMGSLRVRIHCTDEVSASLYSSIGMPVQRANTELDPRMGSTLSASSLVCEDCGYYGEGEEARPGFQATFKTIESALYLSCGSVHESSEPLHVERGDLEEGHLPALVFSWSGADLSLTKYFYYHTSGRPGETLPLELAQQYREEVANASWQTLVEMQRAWYEAFWAHADIEITGEEKLQQALRFNFFQLQQSTGRDGNSSLAAKGLTGSGYEGHYFWDTEIYGMALFNHTLPDTARALIKYRISTLDRARARAREMNQRGALYPWRTINGLEASAYFPAGTAQYHINADIAYAIFQYLEVTGDDSILEEGAAEVLIETARLFLDLGFFNPEKGGQFCINEVTGPDEYSALSDNNCYTNVMVQHHLEGVFKLASRLQNENHTLWIRLVEKLSIRDEELSLFARAAEQMYIPYDRKRGIHVQDDYFLNKEPWDTQKRGEIRHPMLLHYHPLVIYRHQVIKQADTVLGMLLQHHRFPWYQRKRNFAFYEPLTTGDSSLSACIQGIVAYDCGFLDLGSSYIRQTALMDIEDLHHNTKDGLHTAAMAGSWMAMVYGLGGFRMKNGVPSFRPQLPEELQRLKFHLTFRGVVLTVTIEPEITTYEAKGDNLTVHHRSDVLIVGKEAVQRPTRSTCKAVVFDLDGVITSTDGYHYRAWKRLSDAHGWEFDEEINQKLRGISRRQSLQVILDHNQVTMPEEEIQEYTDQKNTWYRESLEELTPKDILPGIPALLEQLKQRKIYTAIASASRNAPFILDRLGLSDSFDVVVPAGDVILGKPNSEVFARAADMLGLYPEECTGVEDAPAGLTAIKEALMRSVGVGSAVDPGLCDAHVLTTADLTVEMLLW
- a CDS encoding carbohydrate ABC transporter permease; this encodes MISLARKRQNKWTMVVNIILIVLVIIWSIPIIGLLISSLRPQDDVLNTGWWTIFKGDGDFTLNNYRRVLGGRQATFTDAEGNVLRASGDNLSQAFINSFTVTIPSVIIPILIATAAAFGFAWMVFPGRKLFFTIVVALLVVPLQISLIPILRDYMKIGLTGSYLGIWLAHTGFGLPLGIYLLYNYVSTIPRDVFESAFLDGARPMVIFVRLVLPLSVPAIASLGIFQFLWVWNDLLVALVFLGGTSDVAVLTQRLANMVGSRGQDWHLLTAGAFIVMIVPILVFFFLQRYFVQGLMAGSVKG
- a CDS encoding sugar ABC transporter permease, whose translation is MTTIERQGKPTSPLAKLGRIAFSVFVLVGVFFVLWVGFIFLRDSNAPQGIIAIIAIVWGVGGIALLFWVADWVINRTSVTTAKKLQPIIFVGPALLILAWYLFIPTVRSLYLSFFDAQSKNFVGFANYVFAFTDSKMRESFMNNLLWLIIGTGGAVGFGLIIALLADRVKMEKVFKSIIFMPMAISFVGAGVIWRFIYSYKPAGEDQIGLLNAFVTFFGGEPQAWFTMPVWNNIFLIAILVWLQTGYAMVIISSALKGVPSTIIEAGRIDGAGEFRIIRSIIIPFIAPTLITVSTTIIIITLKIFDIVFTMTNGNYGTEVIASMQYKQMFRFYHYGRGSAIAIVLVLAVIPVMWYNLHQFSKREGF
- a CDS encoding ABC transporter substrate-binding protein — translated: MKKAVVVLLIALVVLPSAFAAGQADTKAADKKVVQVFGAFVDEELRRFEEAIVPFEERTGIDVIYEGSKDFETLISVRVEGGNPPDIAALPQPGLMYNFASQGYLVPMWDSLLKTVDANYAPVWKDLGSYDGTPYGVFHRVNAKSFVWYPKKAWAREGYEVPTTWDELIALMDEMVANGHTPWSIGIEAGGATGWVGTDWVEDVMLRTAGPEVYDKWVNHEIAFNAPEVREAFEVIGDIWLNPKYVYGGTNTILTQSYTDSPRTMFENPPRSWMHRQGNFVTSFLQDDIQANLEEEVGVFPLPGINDEFGIPILGGGDQFVVFNDRPEVREFMEFLATWESGEIWAKRGGALFPYLNQDLNAYPNEIERSLAESLVNAKVFRFDASDLMPGQVGAGSFWTGIVDWVNGKSLDSMLSDVQKSWPK
- a CDS encoding cation-transporting P-type ATPase, producing the protein MQNLEKGPYAYNEQELIETLTTDEKEGLTPEEAKRRFDEYGPNSIESGSKVSAWKILLANLNNIIVYLLMVAGAVAFIMGDTVEGIAIIIAILIAVLSGFISEYKAQKSVESLQNMVKTTAKVIRGGSLTEIESSGLVIGDLVYIEEGDSITIDGRLTSTKNFATNESALTGESEAIDKDTLTIDEQDVPIGDRKNMVHAGTAATRGNAYAIVTGTGMNSELGRISSMLEEEEQSDTPLEKQLNTLGKSLMLISFAVAAIVTITGIITGRELYEMIKIGIILAIAAVPEALPAVSTITLALGMRTMANHNALVKSLRAVETLGSTTVICTDKTGTLTENQMTVTHMHLKDGSVYTVTGKGYEPEGTFSNDDGEIDPSEYDSLQEFMLAGAFSSNATLVKEETYSIVGDPTEGALVVLGRKASIDRKEKEDGAWERIGEIPFDSKTKYMATVYQQNNREKTLFIKGAPDVLIDMSGMDQKEKQLLQEANETLASEGLRVLAVGKLPGYQGDGSAQAMQDALQQGFTILGLAGIIDPPREDVKQAIQEAREAGIRVIMITGDHPKTAGIIAGRIGMDVSGEVITGKEMDQMSEDELAEKIKNTSLFARVSPENKLQIVRALKIDEEITAMTGDGVNDAPALNGADIGVAMGIRGTEVAKEASDMILTDDRFSTIVDAVKEGRVIFDNIEKFIYFLFSCNFIEIFVVFISIMLGLPMPIVALQILWLNLVVDVLPAMSLAWEPGEPGVMKRKPRDPRRGIINRSFAMGVLGNGAVISLGSLTVFMLSLAMGWEIRVAQTITFTTMAFGQLAHIFNVREKESFGLDRSIFKNRFLILALIFSVFLQLLAIYIPLLSNVLGTTALNLAQWLFVLAGSLFPLLIIQTERAIKRRIQKS